A genomic stretch from Sphingomonas faeni includes:
- a CDS encoding F0F1 ATP synthase subunit C, translated as MDVNAAKMIGAGLAAIGMGLAALGVGNVFAQFLAGALRNPGAADSQQGRLFIGFAAAELLGLLAFVTMIILVFVA; from the coding sequence ATGGACGTCAACGCAGCAAAGATGATCGGTGCCGGCCTCGCAGCGATCGGCATGGGCCTCGCGGCCCTCGGCGTGGGCAATGTGTTCGCACAGTTCCTCGCCGGCGCTCTCCGCAACCCGGGCGCAGCCGACAGCCAGCAGGGCCGTCTGTTCATCGGTTTCGCAGCAGCCGAGCTTCTCGGCCTGCTCGCATTCGTCACCATGATCATCCTGGTGTTCGTCGCCTAA
- a CDS encoding F0F1 ATP synthase subunit A — translation MHQFLIEPAFGSHWIVGGYDLSFTNSALWMVVTLVALWAFMIGGMKRELVPGRWQMAVEGFTGFISGMLEQNVGPGGKRFVPYVFSLFMFILFANIIGLLPFGIVPGVHPFTVTSHMTVTGVLALISFAIVLLVGFGKHGFHFFSLFVPSGTPALMIPLIFVVELMSFLVRPFSLGLRLFVAMTAGHILLKVLAAFVINGLNLGGMYIGLVTAPSMLLMIGITLLELLVAAIQAYVFALLTSVYLNDAVNLH, via the coding sequence ATGCACCAGTTCCTGATCGAGCCGGCGTTCGGCTCGCACTGGATCGTAGGTGGCTATGACCTGTCGTTCACCAACTCCGCATTGTGGATGGTGGTGACGCTGGTCGCCCTTTGGGCGTTCATGATCGGTGGCATGAAGCGTGAGCTCGTGCCCGGTCGCTGGCAGATGGCGGTCGAGGGCTTCACCGGCTTCATCTCGGGCATGCTCGAGCAGAATGTCGGCCCCGGCGGCAAGCGCTTCGTGCCCTATGTCTTCTCGCTGTTCATGTTCATCCTGTTCGCGAACATCATCGGCCTGCTGCCGTTCGGCATCGTCCCCGGCGTGCATCCGTTCACCGTGACCAGCCACATGACCGTCACCGGCGTGCTGGCGCTGATCAGCTTCGCGATCGTGCTGCTCGTCGGCTTCGGCAAGCACGGCTTCCACTTCTTCTCGCTGTTCGTGCCGAGCGGCACGCCGGCGCTGATGATCCCGCTGATCTTCGTGGTCGAGCTGATGTCGTTCCTGGTGCGTCCGTTCTCGCTCGGTCTGCGACTGTTCGTGGCGATGACCGCGGGGCACATCCTGCTCAAGGTGCTGGCCGCGTTCGTGATCAACGGTCTGAACCTCGGCGGGATGTATATCGGTCTGGTGACCGCGCCGAGCATGCTGCTGATGATCGGCATCACGCTGCTCGAGCTGCTGGTCGCCGCGATCCAGGCATACGTGTTCGCGTTGCTGACGTCGGTCTATCTGAACGACGCCGTCAACCTGCACTAA
- a CDS encoding AtpZ/AtpI family protein has product MAEIEPGQDPQGVEDPRLSALDERLREVKARETLAKGQKGADAERGYSQGNRVISALIGSLVGSALIGWLIDHWFGTGPWGLIVLLFFGIAVAFRQIIRISGERPE; this is encoded by the coding sequence GTGGCGGAGATCGAACCCGGACAGGACCCCCAGGGTGTTGAAGATCCGCGACTTTCCGCGCTCGATGAGCGATTGAGAGAGGTCAAGGCTCGGGAAACGCTGGCAAAGGGGCAGAAGGGGGCGGATGCCGAGCGGGGTTACTCGCAAGGCAATCGCGTCATTTCCGCTCTGATCGGGAGTCTCGTCGGCAGTGCGCTGATCGGGTGGTTGATTGACCATTGGTTCGGCACTGGCCCTTGGGGGCTGATCGTGCTGCTGTTCTTCGGGATAGCGGTCGCGTTCAGGCAGATCATTCGAATTTCAGGCGAACGCCCGGAGTAA
- a CDS encoding YdbL family protein, whose protein sequence is MKTKVLMMVAAAAALGGLSVAATAQRDPAYAAARAGGEVGEQPDGYLGLVGAASGDLRALVNNINIQRKSAYTQKAQASGATVEQLAFTSGCNLILQTNPGEKYKTPNGVWKTRTAGAPERDSRCV, encoded by the coding sequence ATGAAGACCAAGGTCCTTATGATGGTTGCCGCAGCGGCGGCTCTCGGCGGCCTGTCTGTTGCGGCAACCGCGCAGCGCGATCCGGCCTATGCCGCGGCGCGCGCGGGTGGCGAAGTCGGCGAGCAGCCCGACGGCTATCTCGGCCTGGTCGGGGCCGCGAGCGGCGACCTGCGCGCGCTGGTCAACAACATCAACATCCAGCGCAAGTCGGCCTACACGCAAAAGGCGCAGGCGAGCGGCGCGACGGTCGAGCAGCTCGCGTTCACCAGCGGCTGCAACCTGATCCTGCAGACCAACCCCGGCGAGAAGTACAAGACCCCGAACGGTGTCTGGAAGACCCGGACGGCCGGCGCCCCCGAACGCGATTCGCGCTGCGTGTGA
- a CDS encoding YnbE family lipoprotein: protein MRTIAFLVTTAAALPGCINVSAPDKPIEINLNINVTQEVVYRLDGEAKSLIQQNPGIF from the coding sequence ATGAGGACGATCGCTTTTCTGGTGACGACCGCCGCCGCCCTGCCGGGCTGCATCAACGTGTCGGCGCCCGACAAGCCGATCGAGATCAACCTCAACATCAACGTCACGCAGGAAGTGGTCTATCGTCTCGATGGCGAGGCGAAATCGTTGATCCAGCAGAATCCGGGGATATTCTAA
- a CDS encoding YdbH domain-containing protein: MQVSETSETGADPGPQPRRRAPVRCIILIVALVLLAALLALWFARKPIAEGFIDRELAKAGVPARYEIANLALGGQRLTNVVLGDPAHPDLVADWVETRTGVGLSGPYLEGVRAGKVRLRGRLVDGKVSLGAIDKLLPASSGKPFSLPALDVSVADGRMRLETPQGVVGLKLGGSGKLDDGFRGTLAAISERLDIGGCVIDRLAATVKLRIDAAKPTITGPVRVSRLSCGATHADHIVADLDVGLSAALDRWQGKAALTTGTARTPGGTLAGASGTIDFTGSAVATTGKADIAADTVRTTEGGARRVAFAGTYRIGKQIAFDGRVQASGAVVAKKRLAELTGIGDAAAGTPVAPLATVAAQAIQKAGRGFAADADLRVQIDGGRGKAVLSRLALASASGARVALGGGSGIAFDWPNGGVRLDTILAMRGGGLPQARISLAQAKPGAAIRGVATITPYAAGGASLALTPVTFSATPGGATSIATRVTLAGPIGAGGSGNRVDGLSMPVAALWDGRGRLVVNTDCAPLAVQRFAISGLVLDPSRLTLCPIDGALVQVNGARISGGAKIAAAKLGGRLGTTPITLATAGATVRLADRGFAIDNVQMRIGAPERVTRLDFGTITGRMTGQGVAGAFTDGSGQIANVPLLLGEAAGDWTLVGGALNLTGAMGVSDAAPTPRFKPLAARTVTLALVNGTITAAGTLFEPTTNTKVADVTLSHALATGTGKADLDVPAIAFAKDRLQPDALTPLTFGVIADVNGSVSGEGHIAWNANGVTSTGVFRTAGTDLAAAFGPVTGIATEIRFTDLLNLQSAPGQVATIRTLNPGIPVTDGTIRYQTLPGARVQVEGGSWPFAGGSLTLDPTLLDFSAPKERRMTFHIANMAADQFLQQFDFKNLDATGIFDGVLPMIFDESGGRIEGGDLRVRPGGGTVAYVGDLSQKDLGIWANIAFQALKSLRYQSLRVGMNGPLAGEMVTDVRFAGISQGEGAKANFIVRRLQKLPFIFNIRIKAPFRGLLDSAQSFYDPKRLIERNLPALIQQQSGPPPPKPPLIQPPASRIVP, translated from the coding sequence ATGCAGGTGAGCGAGACGAGCGAGACGGGGGCCGACCCCGGCCCCCAACCTCGCCGTCGGGCGCCTGTCCGGTGTATCATCCTAATCGTCGCGCTGGTTCTGCTCGCGGCCCTGCTAGCACTATGGTTCGCGCGCAAACCGATCGCGGAAGGGTTCATCGATCGCGAACTTGCCAAGGCCGGGGTGCCCGCGCGGTACGAGATCGCGAACTTGGCGCTCGGCGGCCAGCGGCTGACGAACGTCGTGCTGGGCGATCCGGCGCATCCCGATCTGGTCGCAGACTGGGTCGAGACACGGACTGGAGTCGGGTTGTCGGGCCCGTATCTAGAGGGCGTCCGTGCGGGGAAGGTGCGGCTGCGCGGTCGGTTGGTCGATGGGAAAGTCTCGCTTGGCGCGATCGACAAGCTGCTGCCGGCATCCTCGGGCAAGCCGTTCTCGCTACCTGCACTCGACGTGTCGGTCGCCGATGGTCGAATGCGGCTGGAGACTCCGCAGGGCGTCGTCGGCTTGAAGCTCGGCGGGTCGGGCAAGCTCGACGACGGTTTTCGCGGTACGCTGGCGGCGATCAGCGAGCGGCTCGACATCGGCGGGTGCGTGATCGACCGGCTGGCGGCGACGGTGAAGCTGCGGATCGACGCGGCGAAACCGACGATAACCGGCCCGGTACGCGTGTCGCGGCTCTCCTGCGGCGCAACGCACGCCGATCACATCGTCGCGGACCTCGACGTCGGGCTCTCGGCAGCGCTCGACCGCTGGCAGGGCAAGGCGGCGCTCACGACCGGGACCGCGCGTACACCGGGCGGCACGTTGGCCGGCGCGAGCGGCACGATCGACTTCACCGGAAGCGCGGTGGCGACCACAGGCAAGGCGGACATTGCGGCCGATACCGTTCGCACTACCGAGGGCGGCGCGCGCCGGGTCGCGTTCGCGGGCACATACCGGATCGGCAAGCAGATCGCGTTCGACGGACGTGTCCAGGCGAGCGGGGCCGTGGTGGCGAAGAAGCGACTCGCGGAATTGACCGGGATCGGCGATGCGGCCGCAGGAACTCCGGTAGCACCATTGGCGACCGTAGCGGCGCAGGCGATCCAGAAGGCTGGCCGCGGATTTGCCGCGGACGCCGACCTGCGCGTGCAGATCGATGGCGGACGCGGCAAGGCGGTGCTGTCCCGTCTCGCGCTCGCCTCGGCCAGCGGCGCGCGCGTGGCGCTCGGCGGCGGGAGCGGGATCGCGTTCGACTGGCCTAATGGCGGCGTGCGACTCGACACAATTCTCGCGATGCGCGGCGGCGGCTTGCCTCAGGCGCGTATTTCGCTCGCGCAGGCGAAACCCGGCGCGGCGATCCGCGGCGTTGCCACCATCACTCCCTATGCGGCGGGTGGTGCAAGTCTGGCGCTGACCCCCGTCACCTTCAGTGCGACGCCGGGCGGCGCGACCTCAATCGCGACCCGAGTCACGCTCGCGGGACCGATCGGCGCGGGCGGCTCGGGCAACCGGGTCGACGGCCTGTCGATGCCGGTCGCGGCGCTATGGGACGGTCGCGGGCGGCTGGTCGTCAACACCGATTGCGCGCCGCTGGCCGTCCAGCGCTTCGCGATCTCCGGACTGGTGCTCGATCCGTCGCGGCTGACCCTGTGCCCGATCGATGGCGCGCTGGTGCAGGTCAATGGCGCGCGGATCAGCGGCGGCGCGAAGATCGCTGCGGCAAAGTTGGGTGGACGACTCGGCACAACGCCGATCACGCTCGCGACCGCCGGCGCGACCGTCCGCCTCGCCGATCGCGGCTTTGCGATCGACAACGTGCAAATGCGGATCGGCGCGCCCGAGCGTGTCACGCGACTCGATTTCGGCACCATCACCGGCCGCATGACGGGGCAGGGCGTGGCTGGCGCCTTCACCGACGGCTCGGGCCAGATCGCCAACGTTCCGCTGTTGCTCGGCGAGGCGGCGGGCGACTGGACCCTGGTCGGCGGTGCGCTCAACCTCACCGGCGCGATGGGCGTATCCGATGCCGCGCCGACCCCTCGCTTCAAGCCGCTCGCCGCGCGCACCGTGACGCTCGCGCTCGTGAACGGCACGATCACCGCGGCGGGCACGCTGTTCGAGCCGACCACCAACACCAAGGTCGCCGACGTCACACTGAGCCACGCACTCGCGACGGGGACGGGAAAGGCCGACCTGGACGTGCCCGCGATCGCCTTCGCCAAGGACAGGCTGCAACCCGACGCGCTCACCCCGCTCACCTTCGGCGTGATCGCCGACGTCAACGGATCGGTCAGCGGCGAGGGGCACATCGCCTGGAATGCCAATGGCGTGACCAGCACCGGCGTGTTCCGCACGGCCGGCACCGATCTCGCCGCCGCGTTCGGCCCGGTCACCGGCATCGCGACGGAGATCCGCTTCACCGATCTGCTCAACCTCCAGAGCGCACCGGGGCAGGTTGCGACGATCCGCACGCTCAACCCCGGCATCCCGGTCACCGACGGCACGATCCGCTACCAGACGTTGCCCGGCGCGCGCGTGCAGGTCGAGGGTGGCTCCTGGCCGTTCGCGGGCGGATCGCTGACGCTCGACCCGACTTTGCTCGACTTCTCCGCGCCAAAGGAGCGCCGGATGACGTTCCACATCGCCAACATGGCGGCCGACCAGTTCCTCCAACAGTTCGATTTCAAGAATCTCGATGCGACCGGAATCTTCGACGGCGTCCTGCCGATGATCTTCGACGAGAGCGGCGGCCGGATCGAGGGCGGCGACCTGCGCGTCCGGCCCGGCGGCGGCACGGTCGCCTATGTCGGCGATCTCAGCCAGAAGGATCTCGGCATCTGGGCGAACATCGCGTTCCAGGCGCTGAAGTCGCTCCGCTACCAGTCGCTGCGCGTCGGCATGAACGGGCCGCTCGCGGGCGAGATGGTCACTGACGTCCGCTTCGCCGGGATCAGCCAGGGCGAGGGGGCGAAGGCGAACTTCATCGTCCGCCGGCTCCAGAAACTCCCCTTCATCTTCAATATCCGCATCAAGGCGCCGTTCCGCGGATTGCTCGATTCGGCGCAGAGCTTCTACGATCCGAAGCGGCTGATCGAACGTAATTTGCCCGCGCTGATCCAACAGCAGTCGGGGCCGCCCCCTCCCAAACCTCCCCTCATTCAGCCTCCCGCAAGCAGGATCGTGCCATGA
- the radC gene encoding RadC family protein — protein MAEPDDGTDDLKGHRGRLRKRLFEGGSDALLDHELIEYLLAIAIPRGDTKALAKALMREFGGIGGVLTADAEALGRVKGMGEISTAAIKIAHAAAIRLLQSHVSDRPVLANWQALLDYLRADMAHHVIERFRVLHLNTKNMLIRDEVMSKGSIDQAAVYVREVIRRAIDLGSASIILVHNHPSGDPSPSRADIDITRTIAEAGKRLGITVHDHIVMGTGGHVSLRAQGLI, from the coding sequence ATGGCCGAACCGGACGATGGAACCGACGATCTGAAGGGCCATCGGGGTCGCCTCCGCAAGCGCCTGTTCGAAGGCGGCAGCGACGCGCTGCTCGACCACGAATTGATCGAATATTTGCTCGCGATCGCCATCCCTCGCGGCGACACCAAGGCGCTCGCCAAGGCCCTGATGCGCGAGTTCGGCGGGATCGGCGGCGTCCTTACCGCGGACGCCGAGGCGCTCGGCCGAGTGAAAGGCATGGGCGAGATCTCGACCGCGGCGATCAAGATCGCGCACGCCGCGGCGATCCGGTTGCTGCAATCGCACGTCAGCGACCGCCCGGTGCTTGCCAATTGGCAGGCGCTGCTCGACTATCTCCGCGCGGACATGGCGCACCATGTGATTGAGCGGTTTCGCGTGCTCCACCTCAATACCAAGAACATGCTGATCCGCGACGAGGTGATGAGCAAGGGCTCGATCGACCAGGCCGCAGTCTATGTCCGCGAAGTCATCCGCCGCGCGATCGATCTCGGCTCCGCGTCGATCATCCTCGTCCACAATCACCCGAGCGGCGACCCCTCCCCCAGCCGTGCGGACATCGACATCACCCGGACGATCGCGGAGGCCGGCAAGCGGCTCGGGATCACCGTGCACGACCATATCGTGATGGGTACCGGCGGCCATGTCAGCCTGCGCGCGCAGGGGTTGATCTAG
- a CDS encoding BLUF domain-containing protein: MRQILYVSSSTVTGDKADLVTILEQSRHNNAVEGITGLLWSDGARFLQVIEGPTASIDSTFERILNDQRHYGLLVQRDVTIDERQFGGWTMAHRRATDPVDAYDARMRRLLTGASDTVRNPFLSLMATGSISA, from the coding sequence ATGCGCCAAATTCTCTATGTGAGTTCGAGCACGGTTACCGGCGACAAGGCCGATCTCGTAACAATATTGGAACAGTCTCGGCATAACAACGCGGTCGAAGGGATAACCGGCCTATTGTGGTCGGACGGTGCGCGGTTTCTACAGGTCATCGAAGGGCCGACCGCGAGCATAGACTCGACCTTCGAGCGCATCCTGAATGATCAGCGGCATTACGGGCTTTTGGTACAACGCGATGTTACGATCGACGAACGCCAGTTCGGTGGCTGGACGATGGCGCATCGCCGCGCCACCGACCCGGTCGATGCGTATGATGCCCGCATGCGGCGCCTGCTGACCGGAGCATCCGACACGGTCCGCAACCCGTTCCTGTCGTTGATGGCAACCGGGTCGATTTCGGCGTAA
- a CDS encoding EF-hand domain-containing protein, which produces MLKYAMLAGAALIAAPVLAQTTATSPQTSPSSGGAAAEVPQSGTLTDAVPMQSAPREQPASSSQVAQVVDTEFPTYDKNGDGKLSAAEFGGWMVALKSKTDPSTKPDAPDTKKWVSAAFTQADADKNKSLTKAEVTSFLTQG; this is translated from the coding sequence ATGTTGAAATATGCTATGCTGGCCGGTGCGGCTTTGATTGCTGCGCCCGTATTGGCGCAGACGACCGCGACATCCCCGCAGACTTCTCCGTCCAGCGGCGGTGCTGCCGCGGAAGTGCCGCAGTCCGGTACGCTAACCGATGCCGTACCGATGCAGTCCGCCCCGCGCGAGCAACCGGCATCGAGCAGTCAGGTCGCCCAGGTCGTCGATACCGAATTCCCGACCTATGACAAGAACGGCGACGGCAAGCTCAGCGCGGCGGAATTCGGTGGCTGGATGGTCGCGCTGAAGAGTAAGACCGATCCGTCGACCAAGCCCGACGCACCCGACACCAAGAAGTGGGTCTCCGCGGCCTTCACGCAGGCGGATGCCGACAAGAACAAGTCGCTGACCAAGGCCGAGGTCACCAGTTTCCTGACGCAAGGCTGA
- the purB gene encoding adenylosuccinate lyase, with the protein MVPRYSRPDMVAIWTPEARFKIWFEIEAHATDALAELGVVPKEAAAAIWEKGAFEVDRIDEIERETKHDVIAFLTNVAEHVGPEARFMHQGMTSSDVLDTCLAVQLAKASDILIADLDALLVVLERRAREHKMTPTIGRSHGIHAEPVTFGLKLAQAHAEFARNRARLVAAREDVATCAISGAVGTFANIDPFVEEYVAGKLGLSVEPVSTQVIPRDRHAMFFATLGVIASSIERLATEVRHLQRTEVLEAEEFFSPGQKGSSAMPHKRNPVLTENLTGLARMVRGYVTPAMENVALWHERDISHSSVERYIGPDATITLDFALARLTGVMDKLVVYPERMLKNLNKMGGLVHSQRVLLALTQAGVSREDAYRLVQRNAMKVWDSDGALSLLELLKADPEVTLSDAELEDKFDLGYHLKHVDTIFARVFGAA; encoded by the coding sequence ATGGTCCCCCGCTATTCCCGCCCCGACATGGTCGCGATCTGGACGCCCGAGGCGCGCTTCAAGATCTGGTTCGAGATCGAGGCGCACGCCACCGACGCGCTTGCCGAGCTGGGCGTGGTGCCCAAGGAAGCGGCCGCCGCGATCTGGGAAAAGGGCGCGTTCGAGGTCGACCGGATCGACGAGATCGAGCGCGAGACCAAGCACGACGTCATCGCCTTCCTGACCAACGTCGCCGAGCATGTCGGGCCGGAAGCGCGCTTCATGCATCAGGGCATGACCTCGTCGGACGTGCTCGACACGTGCCTGGCCGTGCAGTTGGCCAAGGCGAGCGACATCCTGATCGCGGATCTGGATGCGTTGCTGGTGGTGCTCGAACGCCGCGCGCGCGAGCACAAGATGACGCCGACGATCGGCCGGAGCCACGGCATCCATGCCGAACCCGTGACGTTCGGGCTGAAGCTTGCGCAGGCGCATGCGGAGTTCGCGCGCAACCGGGCGCGGCTGGTGGCGGCGCGCGAGGACGTCGCGACCTGCGCGATCTCGGGCGCGGTCGGCACGTTCGCGAACATCGATCCGTTCGTCGAGGAGTATGTCGCGGGCAAGCTCGGGCTGTCGGTGGAGCCCGTCTCGACGCAGGTCATCCCGCGCGATCGCCATGCGATGTTCTTCGCGACGCTGGGCGTGATCGCCAGTTCGATCGAGCGGCTCGCGACGGAAGTGCGTCATCTCCAGCGTACCGAGGTGCTCGAGGCGGAGGAGTTCTTCTCGCCCGGCCAGAAGGGTTCGTCGGCGATGCCGCACAAGCGCAACCCGGTGCTCACCGAGAATTTGACTGGCCTCGCACGGATGGTGCGTGGGTATGTGACGCCGGCGATGGAGAACGTCGCGCTGTGGCATGAGCGCGACATCTCGCACTCGTCGGTCGAGCGCTATATCGGGCCGGACGCGACGATCACGCTCGACTTCGCGCTGGCGCGGCTGACGGGCGTTATGGACAAGCTGGTCGTGTACCCCGAGCGGATGTTGAAGAACCTCAACAAGATGGGCGGGCTCGTCCATTCGCAGCGCGTGCTGTTGGCACTGACTCAGGCGGGTGTGAGCCGTGAGGATGCGTATCGTCTGGTTCAGCGCAACGCGATGAAGGTGTGGGATTCGGACGGCGCGCTGTCGCTGCTCGAACTGCTGAAGGCGGATCCGGAAGTGACGCTGTCGGATGCCGAGCTGGAGGACAAGTTCGACCTCGGCTATCACCTGAAGCACGTCGACACGATCTTCGCCCGGGTGTTCGGCGCGGCCTGA
- a CDS encoding TM2 domain-containing protein — translation MRGQVLGVDPRTGEGIVAGQDGQRYRFAPEDWAHRGEPAIGIEVDFEAANDRALSVFPMPTAPGPRRAVPPATVAPPTNDRNKYVAAVMAFVIGTLGIHRFYLGRTGSGIIMLVLSITVIGLVISAPWALIDMIRYLMMSDEEFAARYPRKR, via the coding sequence ATGCGCGGACAAGTTTTAGGCGTCGATCCCCGGACGGGCGAAGGGATCGTCGCAGGGCAGGACGGACAACGCTACCGGTTCGCACCGGAGGATTGGGCGCATCGCGGTGAACCCGCGATCGGTATCGAGGTCGATTTCGAGGCCGCCAACGACCGCGCTCTCAGCGTCTTCCCGATGCCGACCGCACCGGGCCCGCGTCGTGCGGTGCCGCCCGCGACCGTCGCCCCACCGACCAACGACCGCAACAAATACGTTGCCGCAGTCATGGCGTTCGTGATCGGCACGCTCGGCATCCACCGCTTCTATCTCGGCCGCACCGGCTCCGGGATCATCATGCTGGTTCTCAGCATTACGGTAATCGGCCTCGTCATCAGTGCGCCCTGGGCGTTGATCGACATGATCCGTTACCTGATGATGTCCGACGAGGAGTTCGCGGCACGCTATCCGCGCAAGCGATAG
- the dnaJ gene encoding molecular chaperone DnaJ, translating into MSTQTDYYELLECERTADAGTIKSSYRKLAMKYHPDKNAGCKDSEAQFKAVSEAYECLKDPQKRAAYDRFGHAAFQNGGGGGGGGAQDFGGFSDIFESVFGEFMGGAQRGGGRSAARRGADLRYDMEVSLDEAFHGKATEITVDVSALCDTCDGSGAKAGTRAKTCQHCGGHGKVRAQQGFFVVERACPVCNGAGEVIADPCPDCRGEGRVDKTKTLSINVPPGVDEGTRIRMSGEGEAGARGAPAGDLYIFLHVTKHNLFEREGTTLFARAPISFTVASLGGSLSIPGLDGRTHEIKIPAGIQSGKQLRQRGAGMPVLQGRGHGDLVVQIDVETPTRLSNRQKELLEMFRETETGDECPASQGFFAKLKGVFAGE; encoded by the coding sequence ATGAGTACCCAGACAGATTATTATGAACTGCTCGAATGCGAGCGGACCGCGGATGCGGGGACGATCAAGTCGTCCTACCGCAAGCTCGCGATGAAATATCACCCGGACAAGAACGCCGGCTGCAAGGATTCCGAAGCGCAGTTCAAGGCGGTCAGCGAAGCCTATGAATGCCTCAAGGACCCGCAGAAGCGTGCCGCTTATGATCGCTTCGGCCACGCCGCGTTCCAGAACGGCGGCGGCGGCGGTGGCGGCGGCGCGCAGGATTTCGGCGGCTTCAGCGACATCTTCGAGAGCGTCTTCGGCGAGTTCATGGGCGGTGCACAGCGCGGCGGCGGTCGCTCGGCGGCACGACGCGGTGCCGACCTGCGCTACGACATGGAAGTCTCGCTCGACGAAGCGTTCCACGGCAAGGCGACCGAGATCACGGTCGATGTGTCGGCACTCTGCGACACCTGTGACGGCTCGGGCGCCAAGGCCGGGACCCGCGCGAAAACCTGCCAGCATTGCGGCGGCCACGGGAAAGTCCGTGCGCAGCAGGGCTTCTTCGTGGTCGAGCGCGCCTGCCCGGTCTGCAACGGCGCCGGCGAAGTCATCGCCGATCCGTGCCCCGATTGCCGCGGCGAAGGCCGTGTCGACAAGACCAAGACCCTCTCGATCAACGTCCCCCCCGGCGTCGACGAAGGCACGCGGATCCGCATGTCGGGCGAGGGAGAGGCGGGGGCACGCGGCGCACCGGCTGGAGATCTCTACATCTTCCTCCACGTGACCAAGCACAACCTGTTCGAACGCGAGGGCACGACGTTGTTCGCGCGCGCGCCGATCAGCTTCACGGTCGCGTCGCTCGGCGGTTCGCTCTCGATCCCCGGTCTCGACGGTCGCACGCACGAGATCAAGATCCCCGCCGGCATCCAGTCGGGCAAGCAGCTCCGCCAGCGCGGCGCCGGCATGCCGGTGTTGCAAGGCCGCGGCCACGGCGACCTCGTCGTCCAGATCGACGTTGAAACTCCCACGCGTCTCAGCAACCGCCAGAAGGAACTGCTCGAGATGTTCCGCGAGACCGAGACGGGCGACGAATGCCCGGCAAGCCAGGGCTTCTTCGCCAAGCTGAAGGGCGTGTTCGCGGGGGAATAG